The nucleotide sequence ATAAAAAAAAATCAGGTTTGAAAGTCTAAAAAAAATAGCTCTGGTTTCATTCAATATTGCCGACAAGGCGGGTTCTCATAGTGTCAACCACTTTAGCAGAAGTATAAAACCTGCCAAGATTTTCATCGTCCTCTCTTTTTCCACCATGAAAATCTGAGCCACCTGACTCGAGCAGAAAGTATTCATTTACAATTCCCCGGTAAAATCTAACCTGCTCAGGTGAATGTGATGGATGGACAACTTCAATACCATCAACTCCAGCATCTATCAACTCTTTTATCAGGATTTCGGGCATATTTCCCGGATGTGCAATAAAAGATAATCCTCCAGCATCATTAATAATTTTAAATGCACTCTGCGGAGACAAATGAACTTTCTTTTCGTAAGCAGGGGCATGATTACCGATATATTTATAGAATGCTTCAAAAAAAGATTTGATCTGTCCCTTGGCAAGCAATGCTTGCGCAATATGAGGTCTGCCGATAGCAGAATTTTTTGCGAATACAAGAACGTCATCAATTGTGATATCAAGACCGAGGATGTTTAACTTTTTAACCATTCTTATTGCACGCTTCAATCTCTCTTCTCTGAAGAAACTAAGATAGTGTTCAAGATCTTTGTTTTTGGGCTCAACAAAGTAACCAAGTATGTGAACCTCTGTATCTCTGATATCGGTGCTGATTTCGAGCCCGGGAATTACTTCAATACCATATTTTTTTGCGTGACTTATTGCTTCATTTATTGCGTTAACACTATCGTGGTCAGTAATACTAAGAATATTTATTCCCTGCTTATTAGCTTTATCAACTAATTGTTCTGGTGAATGATAACCATCAGAATAAAAAGTATGCATATGTAAATCAGTTTTTTCAACAGCCATTTTTATCAGAGTCCATAAAGAGTTTTAAACTTTTCATATTCCACTATTCTTAGTTTTGAACCTTCAAGCTCAATCAATCCTTTCTTAGCAAAAGAATGAAGTGTCCGTGATATTGTTTCCCTTG is from Ignavibacteriota bacterium and encodes:
- a CDS encoding PHP domain-containing protein, which codes for MAVEKTDLHMHTFYSDGYHSPEQLVDKANKQGINILSITDHDSVNAINEAISHAKKYGIEVIPGLEISTDIRDTEVHILGYFVEPKNKDLEHYLSFFREERLKRAIRMVKKLNILGLDITIDDVLVFAKNSAIGRPHIAQALLAKGQIKSFFEAFYKYIGNHAPAYEKKVHLSPQSAFKIINDAGGLSFIAHPGNMPEILIKELIDAGVDGIEVVHPSHSPEQVRFYRGIVNEYFLLESGGSDFHGGKREDDENLGRFYTSAKVVDTMRTRLVGNIE